A genomic window from Thermococcus nautili includes:
- a CDS encoding putative toxin-antitoxin system toxin component, PIN family, whose translation MARLKVVLDTSILISALKTKDPSRSPAIRILELLKESTLQNYGSKETLQEMKETLAVIGLLIGKPEKARAIYNLVQNHTKKVSPRVKFEGDPRIVNAVGHLDDVKFLNVVYASKARYLISMNTAHLVKLRNEKTLRFQLKRHWFYILTAGEFLKHIREKYGAEK comes from the coding sequence ATGGCTCGGCTCAAGGTTGTCCTCGACACATCAATTCTAATCAGCGCTCTTAAGACCAAAGACCCTTCTCGAAGTCCTGCCATTAGGATTCTTGAGCTTCTCAAGGAATCAACACTCCAGAACTATGGTTCCAAGGAGACCCTGCAGGAGATGAAGGAAACCCTTGCAGTCATTGGACTCCTTATTGGGAAGCCGGAGAAGGCCAGGGCCATTTACAACCTCGTTCAAAACCACACCAAGAAGGTTTCTCCCCGCGTGAAGTTTGAAGGTGACCCCAGGATAGTTAATGCCGTAGGTCACCTCGACGATGTTAAGTTCCTCAATGTGGTTTACGCTTCCAAAGCTCGCTACCTCATCAGCATGAACACAGCACACTTAGTTAAGCTGAGGAACGAAAAGACGCTCAGGTTCCAGCTCAAGAGGCATTGGTTCTACATCCTCACCGCCGGAGAGTTCCTGAAGCACATTAGGGAGAAATATGGAGCTGAAAAGTAA